The Sphingorhabdus sp. Alg231-15 genome has a segment encoding these proteins:
- the prmC gene encoding peptide chain release factor N(5)-glutamine methyltransferase has product MAKALREAAQALEPVGETPRLDAELLMAHALETDRQDMLLNLPKLTVPKNFQALLERRKAHEPVAHIIGEREFWSLPFKVSSDVLIPRPDSEILIETAVQVGASYLPKKILDLGTGSGALLLAALSEFPEAQGVGMDVSAAALAVAHNNADILKLADKARFLLLDWATPGWQESLGGPFDLILANPPYVSTKAELSREVADFEPHQALFAGEAGMDDYETIIPALDGLLSGNGTALLEIGFDQAIPVTKLAEKYGYRVECKRDLGGNDRLAVLRRGAGQ; this is encoded by the coding sequence ATGGCCAAGGCGTTGCGGGAAGCGGCGCAGGCGCTGGAACCGGTTGGTGAAACACCGCGTCTGGATGCGGAATTGCTGATGGCGCATGCGCTTGAAACAGATCGTCAGGACATGTTGCTCAACTTGCCCAAACTCACTGTGCCTAAAAATTTTCAGGCCTTGCTAGAACGCCGTAAGGCGCATGAGCCGGTGGCGCATATCATTGGCGAGCGGGAATTTTGGAGTCTGCCGTTTAAAGTCAGCTCCGACGTGCTGATCCCGCGGCCGGATAGCGAAATTTTAATCGAAACAGCCGTGCAAGTGGGTGCGTCGTATCTGCCCAAAAAAATTCTCGACCTGGGCACTGGCAGCGGCGCATTATTGCTTGCGGCTTTGTCGGAGTTTCCCGAAGCGCAGGGTGTGGGGATGGATGTCAGTGCCGCAGCCCTGGCCGTTGCCCACAATAATGCCGATATTCTTAAGCTCGCAGATAAGGCTAGATTCTTGTTGCTCGACTGGGCGACACCCGGGTGGCAGGAAAGTCTCGGTGGACCTTTTGACCTGATCCTCGCGAATCCGCCATATGTGTCGACCAAGGCTGAATTGTCTCGCGAGGTCGCTGATTTTGAGCCCCATCAAGCACTGTTCGCCGGTGAAGCTGGCATGGATGATTACGAAACCATCATTCCCGCGCTGGACGGGCTATTGTCCGGAAATGGTACAGCGCTGCTGGAGATCGGCTTCGATCAGGCCATTCCTGTCACAAAACTGGCTGAGAAATATGGCTATCGCGTTGAATGCAAAAGGGATTTAGGTGGAAATGACCGGTTGGCCGTCTTGCGGAGGGGAGCCGGCCAATAG
- the prfA gene encoding peptide chain release factor 1 has translation MTTITPQRIAQIEARFAELQAMMASGNLDGDKFVEVSKEYAEIEPVAEAAAEVQHLRDEQTGLEEMLAGDDAEMKAMAADEFDDVKKALEKAEHALALKLLPRDSADDRPAMLEIRAGTGGDEAALFAGDLYRMYSRFADEQGWKVELISANASEVGGFKEVVANINGKGVFAKLKFESGVHRVQRVPETESGGRIHTSAATVAILPEPEEVDIDIRTEDLRIDTYRASGAGGQHVNKTDSAIRITHLPTGLVVQCQDGKSQHKNKAQAMKVLAARLYEQERDAVQSEEAEARKSMVGSGDRSERIRTYNYPQGRVTDHRINLTLHKLPEIVEGGGLGEMVDALIAEDEASRLANLDG, from the coding sequence TTGACCACCATCACGCCCCAACGGATCGCCCAGATCGAAGCGCGCTTTGCCGAGCTGCAGGCAATGATGGCTTCTGGTAATCTCGACGGTGACAAATTTGTCGAGGTGTCCAAGGAATATGCCGAGATTGAACCGGTGGCTGAAGCTGCGGCCGAGGTCCAGCACCTGCGTGATGAGCAGACGGGTCTCGAAGAAATGCTCGCCGGCGATGATGCCGAGATGAAGGCGATGGCCGCTGATGAGTTCGACGACGTCAAGAAAGCGCTCGAAAAAGCAGAACATGCCTTGGCGCTGAAATTATTACCGCGGGACAGCGCTGATGATCGCCCTGCGATGCTTGAGATTCGTGCTGGCACCGGCGGTGATGAAGCGGCGCTTTTTGCCGGTGATCTCTACCGCATGTATAGCCGCTTTGCCGACGAGCAGGGCTGGAAGGTCGAGCTGATCTCGGCCAACGCGTCTGAAGTGGGCGGGTTCAAGGAAGTGGTCGCCAATATCAATGGCAAGGGCGTGTTTGCGAAACTGAAGTTCGAATCCGGTGTCCATCGGGTGCAGCGCGTGCCCGAAACGGAAAGCGGCGGGCGTATTCACACCTCTGCCGCCACGGTGGCTATTCTGCCGGAACCGGAAGAAGTCGATATCGATATCCGCACCGAAGACCTGCGCATCGATACCTATCGGGCAAGCGGCGCAGGTGGTCAGCACGTTAACAAGACCGACAGCGCGATTCGTATCACCCATCTCCCCACGGGCTTGGTGGTTCAGTGTCAGGATGGCAAATCACAGCATAAGAACAAGGCGCAAGCCATGAAGGTGTTGGCGGCGCGGCTCTACGAGCAGGAACGCGATGCTGTCCAAAGCGAGGAAGCGGAAGCGCGCAAGTCGATGGTCGGCTCTGGCGATCGCTCCGAACGCATCCGCACCTACAACTATCCGCAGGGCCGAGTGACCGATCACCGGATCAACCTGACGCTGCATAAATTGCCCGAAATTGTCGAAGGCGGCGGCCTCGGTGAGATGGTTGATGCCTTGATTGCCGAGGATGAAGCCAGCCGGCTTGCGAATCTGGATGGGTGA
- the hisS gene encoding histidine--tRNA ligase: MAKIQTPQPVRGTQDIFGEDQERFQHVVETFEFVRRLYGFKGVQMPVFEPTAVFARSLGETTDVVSKEMYSFEDRGGDSLTLRPEFTAGISRAFLTNGWQQHAPMKLSTHGPLFRYERPQKGRYRQFHQLDAEIIGAGEAAADVELLCFADQLLNELGISDGVTLQLNTLGDAESRDAWRDALVDHFRAHKADLSKDSQDRLERNPLRILDSKERQDRPIADSAPEIDAYLSDEAQEFFAQVTEGLDACGVAWTRNSRLVRGLDYYRHTAFEFVTDRLGAQGTVLAGGRYDGLIESLGGPATPAVGWAAGIERLGMLLDDVAPEPLELAVVPMGDAATTKALSVANELRNFDFSSEIFGSGKFKKRMARSNQAGALAAIIIGEDELASGKVQFKNLATGEQSELTMDEVIEQARELQLAKVFDDADSNSERLDSAIEALGDLD, from the coding sequence ATGGCAAAGATTCAGACGCCGCAACCGGTACGCGGCACCCAGGATATATTTGGCGAAGACCAGGAGCGGTTCCAGCATGTGGTGGAAACGTTTGAGTTTGTGCGGCGACTTTATGGGTTCAAGGGCGTGCAAATGCCGGTGTTCGAACCGACTGCAGTTTTTGCCCGTTCGCTCGGCGAAACTACCGATGTCGTGTCCAAGGAAATGTACAGTTTCGAGGATCGCGGCGGCGATAGCCTGACGCTGCGCCCCGAATTTACCGCCGGTATTTCGCGGGCCTTTCTGACCAATGGTTGGCAGCAACATGCGCCAATGAAGCTTTCCACACACGGCCCCCTGTTCCGTTATGAGCGCCCGCAAAAGGGTCGCTATCGCCAGTTTCACCAGCTGGATGCCGAGATCATCGGTGCAGGCGAAGCGGCGGCAGATGTCGAATTGCTGTGTTTTGCGGACCAGCTTTTGAACGAACTGGGCATATCCGATGGCGTGACCTTACAGCTTAACACTCTGGGCGATGCCGAAAGCCGTGATGCCTGGCGTGACGCTCTGGTCGATCATTTTCGAGCCCATAAGGCGGACTTGTCCAAGGACAGTCAGGACCGTCTGGAACGCAATCCGCTGCGCATCCTCGACAGCAAGGAGCGGCAGGATCGCCCTATTGCCGACAGCGCGCCGGAAATTGACGCGTATCTGTCTGACGAGGCGCAAGAATTTTTCGCGCAGGTGACTGAGGGGCTGGATGCGTGTGGGGTGGCGTGGACCCGCAATAGCCGTCTGGTGCGCGGCCTGGACTATTATCGCCACACCGCATTTGAGTTTGTCACCGACCGACTGGGCGCACAGGGCACAGTGCTGGCTGGCGGCCGTTATGACGGGCTGATTGAATCGCTGGGCGGTCCCGCGACGCCGGCTGTCGGTTGGGCAGCTGGTATTGAGCGGTTGGGTATGTTGCTTGATGATGTTGCGCCTGAACCATTGGAGCTCGCTGTTGTTCCGATGGGAGACGCAGCCACAACCAAAGCTCTGTCGGTAGCAAACGAGCTGCGAAATTTTGATTTTTCGAGTGAGATTTTCGGTAGCGGCAAGTTTAAGAAGCGGATGGCGCGAAGCAATCAGGCTGGAGCGCTGGCTGCCATCATCATTGGTGAAGATGAGCTGGCATCAGGCAAAGTGCAGTTCAAAAATCTGGCCACCGGTGAACAATCCGAATTAACAATGGATGAAGTCATTGAACAAGCCAGGGAGCTCCAATTGGCAAAAGTTTTTGATGACGCAGACTCTAATAGCGAGAGGCTTGATTCGGCGATTGAAGCGTTGGGAGATCTTGATTGA
- a CDS encoding M61 family metallopeptidase, which yields MRLVAFLGLVLALSFVSPATAVSAAMPDKLSKPAYTAPEDTIPKAQDTPFPGTMRLIVDARDNKQGVFRVQQFIPVSGPSRLTLLYPEWLPGNHAPRGEIEKLTGLRILAGKTELPWIRDNVDVYAFHVDIPPGVTEIEALFQFTSATTSNQGRIVMAPSMLNLRWHQVSLYPAGHYVRQIPVEATAIYPAGWRAASAMRPKPRQEKTDNLNRVTYQKTDYDTLVDSPVFAGKHFQTHRLSRRAHLNIVADDGKYLKPAKSHIAKHSKLVREAEALFGSQPYDRYDFLLALTKEMGSIGIEHHRSSENGVNREYFTKWNDGPGRRNLLPHEIVHSWNGKYRRPVGMWTPDFREPMRDNLLWVYEGQTQFWGYVLGARSGLFSKQDTLDAFAAIAAGMDRRVGREWRPLIDTTHDPIISARRPKPWSSWQRQEDYYNEGLLIWLEVDGIIRRESGGKRSLENFARTFFKGKNGDYGVVTYQLTDVIEALNNVQPYDWASLIDERVNRPTTEAPKDGLTLGGYKLVYNATPSDFIRANDKRRKQLDLSHSIGLVMSDKGVVKSVMWDGPAFKAGLKTGLTITAINGKAYSAEMLTQAIEENRGQMNKIEIFAKNDDQYSNFLVDYSGGLRYPHLDKITADETAGEGDQTEGGIDRLLKPKTR from the coding sequence ATGCGTCTGGTTGCATTTTTGGGCCTGGTTTTGGCCCTTTCTTTCGTCTCGCCTGCCACCGCCGTTTCCGCCGCCATGCCAGATAAGCTGAGCAAGCCGGCCTATACTGCACCGGAAGACACAATCCCGAAAGCGCAGGATACTCCCTTCCCTGGCACCATGCGGCTGATTGTTGATGCGCGTGACAACAAACAGGGCGTGTTCAGGGTACAACAGTTTATTCCTGTCTCCGGCCCCTCCCGTCTCACTCTGCTATATCCGGAGTGGCTGCCCGGGAATCATGCGCCACGCGGCGAGATTGAAAAGCTGACCGGGCTGCGCATATTGGCGGGTAAAACAGAGCTGCCCTGGATACGTGACAATGTCGACGTTTATGCATTTCACGTGGATATTCCGCCTGGCGTGACAGAAATTGAAGCCCTGTTCCAATTCACCTCTGCCACCACCAGCAATCAGGGTCGTATCGTCATGGCGCCATCCATGCTGAACCTGCGCTGGCATCAGGTATCACTCTATCCGGCCGGCCATTATGTCCGTCAGATACCGGTTGAGGCTACCGCCATTTATCCGGCAGGTTGGCGGGCAGCCAGCGCCATGCGGCCCAAGCCGAGGCAGGAGAAAACCGACAATCTAAACCGCGTAACCTATCAGAAAACCGACTATGATACGCTGGTCGACAGCCCCGTCTTTGCCGGGAAACATTTCCAGACGCACAGGCTTAGTCGCCGCGCGCATCTCAACATTGTTGCCGATGATGGAAAATATCTCAAACCTGCGAAAAGCCATATCGCCAAGCACAGCAAATTGGTGCGAGAGGCCGAGGCCCTGTTTGGCAGTCAGCCTTATGACCGCTACGATTTCTTGCTCGCGCTGACCAAGGAAATGGGCAGCATCGGGATTGAGCATCATCGATCCTCTGAGAACGGGGTGAACCGCGAATATTTCACCAAATGGAATGATGGCCCAGGCCGTCGCAATTTGTTGCCGCATGAAATTGTCCATAGCTGGAACGGCAAATACCGCCGCCCGGTAGGAATGTGGACACCGGATTTTCGCGAGCCCATGCGCGATAACCTGCTTTGGGTCTATGAAGGGCAGACGCAATTTTGGGGCTATGTATTGGGCGCCCGGTCGGGACTTTTTTCGAAGCAGGACACGCTTGATGCCTTCGCTGCAATTGCCGCTGGCATGGATCGGCGCGTTGGACGAGAATGGCGCCCTTTGATCGACACCACCCATGATCCAATCATCTCGGCAAGGCGCCCCAAACCTTGGAGCAGCTGGCAGCGGCAGGAAGATTATTATAATGAAGGCCTGCTCATCTGGCTGGAGGTCGACGGGATAATCCGCCGCGAATCAGGCGGAAAAAGATCGCTCGAAAATTTTGCCCGTACCTTCTTCAAAGGCAAAAATGGCGACTATGGCGTTGTCACCTATCAGCTGACCGACGTCATCGAGGCGCTGAATAACGTACAGCCCTATGACTGGGCCAGCCTCATTGACGAGCGGGTCAATCGGCCAACAACAGAAGCGCCGAAGGACGGGTTGACTCTCGGCGGCTATAAGCTGGTCTACAATGCGACGCCGAGCGACTTTATCCGCGCAAATGACAAACGCCGCAAACAACTTGATCTCAGCCATTCGATCGGCCTGGTGATGAGCGACAAAGGCGTGGTCAAATCGGTAATGTGGGATGGCCCGGCATTCAAGGCAGGTCTGAAAACCGGCCTCACCATCACCGCGATTAATGGCAAGGCCTATAGCGCCGAAATGTTGACGCAAGCGATTGAGGAAAATCGCGGGCAAATGAATAAAATCGAGATATTTGCAAAGAATGACGATCAGTATAGCAATTTTTTGGTCGATTATTCAGGCGGGCTTCGCTATCCGCACCTCGATAAAATAACGGCGGACGAAACCGCCGGAGAGGGTGACCAGACTGAAGGGGGCATTGACCGGCTTTTGAAGCCAAAAACCAGATAA
- the ppa gene encoding inorganic diphosphatase, translated as MDITQIPIGDNPPESLNVIIEVPVGGEPVKYEFDKASGALFVDRILHTPMRYPANYGFIPHTLSPDGDPLDALVVARSPFMPGCVVRCRPIAVLNLEDEHGGDEKLLCVPIDATFPYYRAIGEGGDLPEIVMQQIEHFFTHYKDLEPEKWVRVGKWGDAEDARKVVLDAIELAKTKK; from the coding sequence ATGGACATCACCCAAATTCCTATCGGCGATAACCCGCCGGAAAGCCTCAACGTCATCATTGAAGTTCCTGTTGGCGGTGAACCCGTCAAATATGAATTTGACAAGGCATCCGGCGCACTGTTTGTCGACCGTATCCTGCATACGCCGATGCGCTACCCCGCCAATTACGGGTTTATTCCGCATACTTTGTCACCCGATGGCGATCCATTGGACGCGCTGGTGGTGGCACGTTCGCCCTTCATGCCGGGCTGTGTTGTCAGATGCCGGCCGATCGCGGTTCTCAATCTGGAAGATGAACATGGCGGCGACGAAAAGCTGCTCTGCGTCCCGATTGATGCCACTTTCCCTTATTATCGGGCGATTGGCGAAGGCGGCGATCTGCCTGAGATCGTCATGCAGCAGATCGAGCATTTCTTCACCCATTACAAAGACCTAGAGCCGGAGAAATGGGTCCGGGTTGGCAAATGGGGCGACGCTGAAGACGCACGCAAGGTAGTGCTGGACGCCATCGAACTGGCCAAAACAAAGAAATGA
- a CDS encoding serine hydrolase, whose amino-acid sequence MTCKGLFGGVLLSLSMIILPLGNMALASEKNDMDSYEEFGPFLSDFRKSQSIRALTAVIVKDGEIVWEQALGTSDDEREVPTTMDTVFGIASVTKPIAATAILAEADAGGLSLDLPLSNDPRWPDFCEWFSTSGIPFGGGGEDSDGTPIAPVDCTRRLSLADSLNMRVNGPVGSDFVYNPMTYARIDRAIEGAGGRPLRAIVRDHVLTKADMQNVALGWHDPDGGSALRLLAPPFTVQDNGRDIKASHSDDDFRAAAGIRASARHVAQFDMALDAGKLLSPAWMARIFSAEKLPPRGDYRWGWFAQDWEGKRLYWHSGWEPDRYSAIYLKIPEEKLSLIVLANNENLWWANALSAAEIHRSPVVAKFLLEFVAR is encoded by the coding sequence ATGACTTGCAAAGGCCTGTTTGGCGGCGTTTTATTGTCACTGTCCATGATCATACTGCCTCTCGGTAATATGGCATTGGCTTCGGAGAAAAACGATATGGATAGCTATGAGGAATTTGGTCCCTTCCTTTCTGATTTTCGCAAGTCGCAATCCATTCGGGCACTGACCGCAGTGATTGTCAAAGATGGTGAGATTGTGTGGGAACAGGCACTGGGAACATCGGATGATGAGCGTGAAGTTCCGACCACTATGGACACTGTTTTTGGTATAGCTTCAGTGACCAAACCCATTGCCGCAACCGCCATATTGGCAGAGGCTGATGCTGGCGGATTATCGCTTGATCTGCCGCTGTCCAATGACCCGCGCTGGCCGGATTTTTGCGAATGGTTTTCGACATCGGGCATTCCGTTTGGTGGAGGCGGCGAAGATAGTGACGGAACGCCTATCGCACCCGTAGACTGCACTCGCAGATTGTCGCTAGCGGACAGTCTCAATATGCGAGTCAATGGGCCCGTCGGATCCGACTTTGTCTATAACCCTATGACCTATGCGCGCATAGATCGGGCCATTGAAGGGGCGGGGGGCAGACCGCTGCGCGCCATTGTGCGGGATCATGTTCTAACTAAGGCGGATATGCAAAATGTCGCTCTAGGCTGGCATGATCCGGACGGTGGTTCCGCGCTTCGCCTCCTGGCGCCGCCTTTTACGGTTCAGGATAATGGCCGCGATATTAAAGCCAGCCACTCGGACGATGATTTTCGGGCGGCAGCGGGAATCAGGGCCAGCGCAAGGCATGTGGCCCAGTTTGATATGGCGCTGGATGCAGGGAAATTGCTTTCACCTGCATGGATGGCGCGCATATTTTCCGCTGAGAAATTGCCGCCGCGCGGAGATTATCGCTGGGGGTGGTTTGCGCAGGACTGGGAGGGCAAACGGCTCTATTGGCATTCCGGTTGGGAACCGGATCGCTATTCCGCCATTTACCTGAAGATTCCTGAGGAAAAGCTCAGTCTTATCGTGCTGGCGAACAACGAAAATCTCTGGTGGGCTAATGCCTTATCAGCCGCAGAAATTCATAGAAGCCCAGTAGTTGCCAAATTCCTGTTAGAGTTTGTCGCTCGATAA
- the sucC gene encoding ADP-forming succinate--CoA ligase subunit beta — MNIHEYQAKEQLAKYGIGIPAGHAALTVDEAVAAAEKLPGPLYVVKAQIHAGGRGKGKFKELGPDASGGVRLSKSVDAVRDNATEMLGNTLVTIQTGDEGKQVNRLYVTDGVDIAEEYYLSMLVDRATGRIAMIVSTEGGMDIEDVAHNTPEKIKTITIDPAQGFMPHHGRSMAFALGLSGDLNKQAQKLGKQLYTAFTDMDCEMLEINPLVETNDAQLLVLDTKMSFDGNALMRHPNLMELRDVTEEDPAEVEASKYDLAYIKLDGNIGCMVNGAGLAMATMDIIKLNGAFPANFLDVGGGATTEKVTAAFKIILADPAVEGILVNIFGGIMKCDIIAEGIVTAAKEVDLSVPLVVRLEGTNVAKGKEILANSGLPIVSADDLGDAAKKIVAQVKDAA, encoded by the coding sequence ATGAACATCCATGAATATCAGGCCAAAGAACAACTTGCCAAATATGGCATCGGCATCCCTGCGGGCCACGCGGCACTGACCGTTGACGAAGCCGTCGCGGCCGCAGAGAAATTGCCCGGACCGCTTTATGTCGTGAAGGCGCAAATTCACGCGGGCGGACGCGGCAAGGGCAAGTTCAAGGAACTCGGTCCGGATGCAAGCGGCGGCGTACGCCTTTCCAAGTCGGTCGATGCAGTGCGCGATAACGCCACTGAAATGCTCGGCAACACGCTGGTTACGATTCAGACGGGCGACGAAGGCAAACAGGTCAACCGGCTCTATGTCACCGACGGCGTCGATATCGCGGAAGAATATTATCTTTCCATGCTGGTCGACCGTGCAACCGGCCGCATCGCGATGATTGTCTCAACCGAAGGCGGCATGGACATTGAAGATGTCGCGCATAACACGCCCGAAAAGATCAAGACGATTACGATTGATCCAGCGCAAGGCTTCATGCCGCATCATGGCCGGTCGATGGCTTTTGCTCTCGGCCTGTCTGGTGACCTCAACAAGCAAGCCCAGAAACTCGGCAAGCAGCTTTACACCGCTTTCACCGACATGGACTGCGAGATGCTGGAAATTAACCCGCTCGTGGAAACCAACGATGCACAGCTGCTCGTGCTCGACACCAAGATGAGCTTTGACGGCAACGCTCTGATGCGTCACCCGAACCTCATGGAACTGCGCGATGTCACGGAAGAAGATCCGGCAGAAGTCGAAGCGTCCAAATATGACCTCGCTTACATCAAGCTCGACGGCAATATCGGCTGCATGGTCAATGGCGCTGGCCTCGCGATGGCGACCATGGATATCATCAAGCTCAACGGCGCGTTCCCGGCCAACTTCCTCGATGTCGGCGGCGGCGCGACCACAGAAAAAGTGACCGCAGCGTTCAAGATCATTCTGGCCGACCCGGCTGTGGAAGGGATTTTGGTCAATATTTTCGGCGGCATCATGAAATGCGATATTATCGCTGAAGGCATTGTCACCGCAGCGAAGGAAGTCGATCTATCGGTTCCCCTGGTCGTCCGGTTGGAAGGCACCAATGTCGCCAAGGGTAAGGAAATCCTGGCGAATAGCGGTCTGCCGATCGTATCCGCTGACGACCTGGGCGATGCGGCTAAGAAAATTGTTGCGCAAGTGAAAGACGCGGCCTGA
- a CDS encoding electron transfer flavoprotein subunit beta/FixA family protein — MKILVPVKRVIDYNVKPRVKSDGSGVDLANVKMSMNPFDEISVEEAIRLKEAGKAEEIVAVSVGPQKAQETLRTALAMGADRAILVMTDDEVEPLGVAKILAKIVEEEAPKLVITGKQAIDDDSNQTGQMLAALLGWGQGTFANTVDVDGDSVEVKREIDGGLQTVKLSLPAVVTTDLRLNEPRYASLPNIMKAKKKPLDEKTPADYGVDISPRLTTTNVSEPPVRQAGEKVEDVDALVAKLKAVGAI, encoded by the coding sequence ATGAAAATCCTGGTGCCCGTCAAACGGGTGATAGACTATAATGTGAAACCACGGGTTAAATCCGACGGCAGCGGCGTTGATCTCGCCAATGTCAAAATGTCGATGAACCCATTTGACGAAATTTCTGTCGAAGAAGCGATTCGCCTCAAAGAAGCAGGCAAAGCAGAAGAAATCGTCGCGGTTTCGGTTGGCCCGCAAAAAGCGCAGGAAACCTTACGCACGGCTCTCGCCATGGGTGCAGACCGCGCGATCCTGGTAATGACCGACGACGAAGTCGAGCCATTGGGCGTTGCCAAAATCCTCGCCAAGATCGTTGAAGAAGAAGCACCGAAGCTGGTGATTACCGGCAAACAGGCAATTGACGATGACAGCAACCAGACCGGACAAATGCTCGCAGCATTGCTCGGTTGGGGCCAAGGTACATTCGCTAACACCGTGGATGTCGATGGCGACAGCGTTGAAGTGAAACGTGAAATTGACGGCGGCCTACAGACGGTCAAGCTCAGCTTGCCTGCCGTGGTCACCACCGATCTGCGCCTCAATGAGCCACGCTATGCGTCGCTGCCAAACATCATGAAGGCCAAGAAAAAGCCACTCGATGAGAAAACGCCTGCCGATTATGGCGTCGATATTTCTCCGCGCCTTACCACCACCAATGTCTCCGAACCCCCTGTCCGACAGGCTGGTGAGAAGGTTGAAGATGTGGATGCGCTGGTCGCCAAACTTAAAGCTGTAGGAGCCATCTGA
- a CDS encoding FAD-binding protein has translation MKTLVLVEHDNTDMKDATLAVVTAASQLGEVHALVAGSGCASVGEQAAKVAGVSTVHVADDAALANQLAENVAPLVASLMESHDAFLAPATTTGKNIAPRVAALLDVMQISDILSVESEDTFTRPIYAGNAIATVKSSDAKKVITVRGTAFDKAAAEGGSAAIEGVTGAGESGLSSFVSEEIAKSERPELTSAKIIVSGGRALGSSEKFEEVITPLADKLGAGIGASRAAVDAGYVPNDYQVGQTGKIVAPEVYIAIGISGAIQHLAGMKDSKTIVAINKDEDAPIFQIADIGLVADLFNAVPELTEKV, from the coding sequence ATGAAGACTCTTGTACTCGTAGAACATGACAACACAGACATGAAAGACGCGACGCTGGCTGTTGTCACCGCCGCATCGCAACTGGGCGAAGTCCATGCTTTAGTTGCCGGCTCCGGCTGTGCCAGTGTTGGTGAGCAAGCCGCCAAGGTTGCTGGTGTCAGCACCGTGCATGTCGCCGACGATGCCGCGCTTGCCAACCAGCTCGCTGAAAATGTTGCGCCATTGGTCGCTAGCCTGATGGAAAGCCATGATGCTTTCCTCGCGCCCGCCACCACGACCGGTAAAAACATTGCACCGCGCGTCGCTGCTTTGCTCGATGTGATGCAGATTTCTGACATTCTTTCGGTCGAAAGCGAAGACACGTTCACGCGTCCGATTTACGCGGGCAACGCCATCGCAACAGTCAAATCTTCCGACGCGAAGAAAGTCATCACCGTGCGCGGTACGGCTTTTGACAAGGCGGCTGCTGAAGGTGGCTCCGCTGCAATTGAGGGCGTAACCGGCGCAGGCGAATCCGGCCTGTCCAGCTTCGTTAGTGAAGAAATTGCCAAGTCCGAACGTCCGGAACTGACCAGCGCGAAGATCATCGTATCCGGTGGCCGCGCCCTAGGCTCTTCGGAGAAATTCGAAGAAGTGATCACACCATTGGCCGACAAGCTCGGTGCCGGCATCGGTGCTTCACGTGCTGCGGTCGATGCGGGCTATGTCCCGAACGATTATCAGGTCGGCCAAACCGGCAAGATCGTCGCACCAGAGGTCTATATCGCCATCGGCATTTCCGGCGCGATCCAGCATCTCGCGGGCATGAAAGATTCCAAAACAATCGTCGCGATCAACAAAGACGAAGACGCACCGATTTTCCAGATTGCCGATATCGGCCTGGTTGCGGATCTGTTTAACGCCGTTCCGGAGTTGACGGAGAAGGTATAA